One part of the Desulfonema ishimotonii genome encodes these proteins:
- a CDS encoding sulfotransferase domain-containing protein: MNPVMSRMNTYVRHFMIYNLANRIPLYIITEYPKSGGSWVGQMLEKALEVPFPRNRFPVFGKSIMHGHYLNPGKMKNVVVVWRDGRDVLVSWYYHCLFVHEYGNERIVRRTRRELAFESYENIRANLPRFIEYAFTRQPNPHFSWTDFVGKWAGRRDVIHVRYEDIHSDTAGELRRIILELGGRSVSPKTAEQIAREFSFARQSREGRSRGKSFLRKGIVGDWRNHFSAEARIAFDRYAGDALIRLGYEKDHRWMTDETAYREQDRLS; encoded by the coding sequence ATGAATCCTGTTATGAGCAGAATGAACACATATGTGCGCCATTTTATGATATATAATCTGGCAAATCGTATCCCCCTTTATATTATAACTGAATATCCCAAATCCGGCGGATCATGGGTCGGGCAGATGCTTGAAAAGGCGCTGGAGGTTCCGTTTCCGCGAAACCGTTTTCCGGTGTTCGGGAAATCCATCATGCATGGCCATTATCTGAACCCCGGAAAGATGAAAAATGTCGTCGTCGTATGGCGGGACGGCAGAGATGTTCTTGTTTCCTGGTATTATCATTGCCTCTTTGTCCACGAATACGGCAACGAGAGGATTGTCAGGCGTACCCGCCGTGAACTTGCCTTTGAATCATATGAGAATATACGGGCCAATCTTCCCCGGTTTATCGAATATGCCTTCACCCGGCAGCCCAACCCCCATTTTTCCTGGACGGATTTTGTCGGAAAATGGGCCGGACGCCGGGATGTCATCCATGTACGTTATGAAGATATCCATAGCGATACTGCCGGAGAACTGAGACGGATTATCCTTGAGCTTGGCGGCAGGTCCGTTTCCCCTAAAACTGCGGAACAGATTGCCCGGGAATTCTCTTTTGCCCGTCAGTCCCGGGAAGGCAGGAGCCGGGGAAAAAGCTTTCTGCGGAAGGGGATTGTCGGTGACTGGCGCAACCATTTTTCCGCCGAAGCCCGGATCGCATTTGACCGGTATGCCGGAGATGCTCTGATCCGGCTCGGCTATGAAAAGGATCACCGTTGGATGACAGATGAGACGGCATACCGTGAACAGGATCGCCTTTCATGA
- a CDS encoding glycosyltransferase family 2 protein, translating into MKNPSVSVVMPLYNKALCVAQAVRSVLSQSVRDFEMIVVNDGSTDSGPEIVRRIRDSRIRLIDQPNSGVSAARNRGIGEAASDLIAFLDADDIWYPFFLATVLGLRAKYPECEVFATNYLYREPDGRCRIPVIRGVSSPKGVLKDYFAVAAVSDPPLWTSAVVAEKSALDAVGGFSQGVTSGEDLLTWARLAAGYRIAYSAEPAAVFRLRNRTLGIPERLPDRNDTVGDGLKELSAKMPDCVSLKKYIALWHRMRASQYLRAGCRADTLKELLEIRQFVGPDIRFYIYLLMALMPAAISARLYSGFCLAKIARRRLHTDKTPCMTDSKIA; encoded by the coding sequence ATGAAAAATCCCTCTGTATCGGTTGTCATGCCGCTTTACAACAAAGCCCTGTGTGTGGCTCAGGCAGTGCGTTCCGTGCTTTCCCAGAGCGTCAGGGATTTTGAGATGATTGTGGTCAATGACGGTTCTACGGACAGCGGACCGGAAATCGTGCGGCGTATCCGGGATTCCCGTATCCGGCTTATTGACCAGCCCAACAGCGGGGTATCCGCTGCCCGGAATCGCGGCATCGGTGAAGCGGCTTCGGATCTGATCGCATTTCTGGATGCGGATGATATCTGGTACCCTTTTTTTCTTGCCACTGTGCTGGGGCTTCGGGCAAAATATCCGGAATGCGAAGTATTTGCAACAAACTATCTGTATCGTGAACCGGACGGCAGGTGTCGCATTCCTGTTATCCGGGGAGTTTCTTCCCCGAAAGGGGTGCTGAAGGATTATTTTGCGGTTGCCGCTGTTTCCGATCCTCCGCTCTGGACGTCGGCAGTTGTTGCAGAAAAATCAGCCTTGGATGCTGTGGGCGGTTTTTCCCAGGGCGTTACATCTGGCGAAGACCTGCTGACCTGGGCGCGGCTGGCGGCAGGATACCGGATAGCCTATTCCGCCGAACCGGCGGCAGTTTTCCGTCTCAGAAATAGGACACTGGGCATTCCCGAACGGCTCCCGGACCGCAACGATACCGTAGGAGACGGACTGAAAGAACTTTCGGCAAAAATGCCGGATTGTGTCTCCCTGAAAAAATACATTGCCCTGTGGCACAGGATGCGGGCGTCCCAGTATCTCCGTGCCGGATGCCGGGCCGATACCCTGAAAGAGCTTCTTGAAATACGGCAATTTGTTGGCCCGGACATTCGTTTTTACATCTATCTTCTCATGGCCCTGATGCCGGCGGCAATTTCTGCACGGCTCTATTCCGGCTTCTGTCTGGCCAAGATTGCCCGGCGACGTCTGCATACGGACAAGACTCCCTGTATGACGGACAGCAAAATTGCCTGA
- a CDS encoding FkbM family methyltransferase: MNLKSSVYKFGTSLLKEFWRMKGGRDITVFGNRYRLDPDTIFPSYRRLPLPKGDCLSQIVRHGDFIQMHAVCRYVAGIDRPVILDVGAHHGAYAVVLGNLARQHKGKVIALEPNPESFEILKRNVRENNLEDTVFCEQAAVMDCPGEACIAFQGSQSFITPENRGERVQITTLAEVMHKYNESRADLLIIDVEGAELPVLKGFPWEKFRPGKIFCELHPYAWKDFGYKGEDMKAFVREHGFRCIDVYFQEYLSFDSDAYIGPVLFLPEPQEIIA, from the coding sequence ATGAACCTGAAATCATCTGTTTATAAATTCGGCACATCTCTGTTGAAAGAATTCTGGCGGATGAAGGGCGGCAGAGACATTACGGTATTCGGCAACCGTTATCGCCTTGATCCGGATACGATTTTTCCGTCTTACCGGCGATTGCCCCTGCCCAAAGGTGACTGCCTGTCCCAGATTGTCCGGCACGGGGATTTTATCCAGATGCATGCGGTCTGCCGGTATGTGGCCGGAATAGACAGGCCGGTTATTCTGGATGTGGGAGCGCATCACGGTGCATATGCCGTTGTTCTCGGCAACCTGGCCCGGCAGCACAAGGGAAAGGTCATTGCGCTGGAGCCGAATCCTGAATCCTTTGAAATATTGAAGCGGAACGTCCGGGAAAACAATCTTGAAGACACTGTATTTTGTGAACAGGCGGCGGTTATGGACTGCCCCGGAGAGGCCTGCATAGCGTTTCAGGGCAGCCAGAGTTTTATCACGCCGGAGAATCGGGGGGAGCGGGTTCAGATAACGACTTTAGCGGAAGTGATGCACAAATATAATGAAAGTCGGGCTGACCTTCTGATTATAGATGTGGAAGGCGCTGAACTGCCGGTACTGAAAGGATTTCCCTGGGAAAAATTCCGACCCGGCAAGATATTCTGTGAACTTCATCCCTATGCCTGGAAGGATTTCGGCTATAAAGGTGAGGATATGAAGGCTTTTGTCAGGGAACACGGGTTCCGGTGTATTGATGTATATTTTCAGGAATATCTATCTTTTGATAGTGATGCCTATATCGGGCCGGTTTTGTTTCTGCCGGAACCCCAGGAGATCATTGCATGA
- a CDS encoding glycosyltransferase, with amino-acid sequence MSEKEHTSEKGEQYRPRVLICIPVLLTGGTEMQTLHLVRTLIAGNYRVTICCYHEYEENIAACFRESGAAVILLNLDRKQGIFRLFRSLRRVFMEFQDAVVHVQYISPGLLPIIAARLGGIRTVFATVHQPGRTYGLRAKCFLRVASLLATAFFCVSRSAEESWFGNSAVFAPDSGKRRRHYTIYNMVDVARIERIVKATDRLQLKKISGLEGNMVIGIVARLRAEKGHETLLRAMSEVVGTVPEACLLVIGDGPDRARLDELAGTLGSRQHIRWTGEKSPDSVFPYYAVMDAAVVPSRFEGFGLTAAEAMAAGVPVIGSDIDGLREVIENGVTGYLSRAGDSHELARKLILLLSDAERRKHMGKAGYDRVVRHFSPEHFSRAILAAYSRLSRIHPS; translated from the coding sequence ATGAGTGAAAAAGAACATACATCAGAAAAAGGCGAACAATATCGGCCCCGTGTCCTGATCTGCATTCCCGTGCTGCTGACCGGCGGAACCGAGATGCAGACCCTGCACCTTGTCCGCACCCTGATTGCGGGGAACTACCGGGTTACCATCTGCTGCTATCACGAATATGAGGAAAACATCGCCGCCTGTTTCCGGGAAAGCGGGGCTGCGGTGATTCTCCTGAACCTTGACCGTAAACAGGGAATTTTCCGTCTGTTTCGTTCGCTGCGGCGGGTTTTCATGGAATTTCAGGATGCGGTGGTTCATGTCCAGTATATTTCTCCCGGACTTTTACCCATTATCGCTGCACGACTTGGCGGAATCCGGACGGTCTTTGCCACCGTACACCAGCCGGGACGCACATACGGACTCCGCGCAAAATGTTTTTTACGGGTCGCTTCATTGCTTGCCACAGCCTTTTTCTGTGTATCCCGGTCTGCGGAAGAATCCTGGTTCGGGAACAGTGCGGTATTTGCGCCTGATTCAGGCAAAAGAAGAAGACATTATACAATATACAACATGGTTGACGTTGCCCGGATTGAACGGATCGTAAAAGCGACGGACCGACTTCAGTTGAAAAAAATATCCGGGCTTGAAGGCAATATGGTCATTGGTATTGTGGCCCGTCTCCGGGCGGAAAAGGGACATGAAACCCTGTTAAGGGCAATGTCTGAAGTCGTTGGGACCGTGCCGGAAGCCTGTCTGCTTGTCATCGGCGACGGCCCGGACCGGGCAAGACTTGATGAACTGGCCGGAACACTCGGCAGCCGGCAACATATCCGCTGGACAGGCGAAAAATCACCGGATTCGGTTTTTCCTTATTATGCGGTTATGGATGCGGCGGTTGTGCCGTCCCGGTTTGAGGGATTCGGCCTGACGGCAGCGGAAGCAATGGCCGCCGGTGTGCCTGTGATCGGCTCGGATATTGACGGCCTCCGGGAAGTGATTGAAAACGGTGTGACCGGTTATCTTTCCAGAGCCGGTGACAGCCATGAACTGGCCCGAAAACTGATTCTGCTGCTTTCGGATGCCGAAAGACGCAAACACATGGGAAAAGCGGGATATGATCGTGTCGTCCGGCATTTTTCGCCGGAACACTTTAGCAGGGCCATTCTTGCGGCCTATAGCCGTCTTTCCCGTATTCATCCATCCTGA
- a CDS encoding acyltransferase family protein → MILTRQLFTQIPTNCFSWRFKVVSLDRLRKIALFNCRVNINAVSLRKLRSAKLKVWQYFSELFQCSELSVQNSAALKETALGLIYRIERFRNMVGIVTEELSEKIKSVQMVLIFLIVYLHGYHLMPYKTDSVNIFVQNLVSQEIARIAVPLFFMISGYLFFIGNHQGWQTYPEKWRRRCKTLLVPYILWSAIGLLVYWLLQKIPFAGPYFSHKLIKDYSFQELLLTLLWQPVPYQLWFIRDLMFYTLLTPLIHALSVRSSAIAVLFIVFLWIFGPDAPGMELHFLAFYWTGCFFAIHHINISDTRHRQFSRGLAILWGILVCMNACAQAAQITLPGLIHRVTILTGISAFWYNFDFMENIFRKKSISRFIPFSFFIFVFHEPMLTALKKPALALAGSPENFAITRYLACPLMTFLVSIWTGMMLRRFFRPVYDILTGGR, encoded by the coding sequence ATGATATTAACCCGGCAATTATTTACACAAATACCGACGAATTGTTTTAGTTGGCGATTTAAAGTGGTTAGTTTGGATCGGCTGAGAAAAATTGCTCTTTTTAATTGCCGGGTTAATATCAATGCCGTTTCCTTAAGAAAATTAAGGAGTGCCAAACTGAAAGTTTGGCAGTATTTTTCTGAATTATTTCAGTGTTCCGAACTTTCAGTTCAGAACTCCGCCGCCCTTAAGGAAACGGCATTGGGGTTAATATATCGGATTGAACGATTCAGGAATATGGTGGGTATCGTGACAGAAGAACTCAGCGAAAAAATAAAATCCGTTCAGATGGTGCTGATATTTCTTATCGTCTATCTGCATGGATACCACCTGATGCCGTATAAAACGGATAGCGTGAATATTTTTGTCCAGAACCTTGTAAGTCAGGAGATTGCGCGGATCGCCGTCCCCCTGTTTTTCATGATCTCAGGATATCTTTTCTTTATCGGGAATCACCAGGGATGGCAGACATATCCGGAAAAATGGCGGCGGCGCTGCAAGACACTTCTGGTTCCTTATATTCTGTGGAGTGCCATCGGGCTGCTGGTTTATTGGCTGCTTCAGAAAATTCCATTTGCCGGACCGTATTTTTCCCACAAGCTCATAAAGGATTATTCGTTTCAGGAATTGCTCCTTACCCTGCTGTGGCAGCCTGTTCCTTATCAGCTCTGGTTTATACGCGATCTGATGTTTTATACCCTGCTGACACCGCTTATCCATGCCCTGTCCGTCCGAAGCAGCGCAATTGCGGTGTTGTTCATCGTTTTTCTATGGATTTTCGGACCCGATGCCCCCGGTATGGAACTGCATTTTCTTGCTTTCTACTGGACCGGATGTTTTTTTGCAATTCACCATATCAATATATCCGATACCCGCCACAGGCAATTTTCCCGGGGTTTGGCTATTCTGTGGGGAATTCTTGTTTGTATGAATGCCTGCGCCCAGGCCGCACAGATAACGCTTCCCGGCCTGATCCACCGGGTCACAATTTTAACGGGTATTTCGGCATTCTGGTATAATTTTGATTTTATGGAAAATATTTTCAGAAAAAAGTCCATATCCCGTTTTATACCTTTCAGTTTTTTTATCTTTGTATTTCATGAACCGATGCTGACGGCGCTGAAAAAACCGGCTCTGGCTCTGGCGGGATCGCCGGAAAATTTTGCAATTACCCGATATTTGGCCTGTCCGCTTATGACCTTCCTTGTCTCCATATGGACGGGAATGATGCTGAGAAGGTTTTTCCGGCCTGTTTACGATATTCTGACGGGCGGGAGGTAA
- a CDS encoding O-antigen ligase family protein: MNFIAIGLVFVLAVAAFIQANKKPALFITFLLAAGTFRPEFTIGSGLNLSSLWLLYLITVCLLILITRKSGGISWKMPERLSLAFLLCCLISLVWSGFGTTTPEQAMRLFLKLIYPFIVMLLAHKFVSSSQSFSTALKWMLLSSFIVSLFIGGLPYYFLPRFCYFFSQATWAYAAFSDHSAIITTLALVLWKTKGGKWYLRLAFYFCISTILLGNRTGILATGVGISVFVLLYYRRTLSVPALAGIYLLIMSALFLIPEMRNHMFFNPHEVNVHQLIVDPTSMNISNINSSGRFDMWGYLMDRFFYESPLLGAGPGTIQTFLYSPFNRFNVTHPHSVYVRLLCDVGLVGTVCYVMIFVSCITGALCLRRRHPADHPASVCAGFVICAVPAMLVIMGFDSALNCATAIAQYPFIFSGMMYGMAGLSHKAAPEYLPVNSLSREVLKGITGNSRTVF, from the coding sequence ATGAATTTCATTGCAATCGGACTGGTATTTGTCCTGGCTGTTGCCGCGTTTATCCAGGCCAACAAAAAACCGGCATTGTTCATCACCTTTCTTCTGGCTGCGGGTACATTCCGTCCTGAATTCACTATTGGAAGCGGGCTGAATCTCTCATCTCTGTGGCTTCTGTACCTGATTACCGTGTGCCTCCTCATTCTGATTACCAGAAAATCCGGGGGAATAAGCTGGAAAATGCCCGAAAGACTTTCGCTGGCATTTCTGCTTTGCTGTCTGATTTCCCTTGTCTGGTCAGGTTTCGGGACGACAACCCCCGAACAGGCGATGCGCCTTTTTCTGAAGCTGATATATCCTTTTATAGTGATGCTCCTTGCCCACAAGTTCGTCAGTTCATCGCAGTCTTTTTCAACAGCACTGAAGTGGATGCTGCTGTCAAGCTTTATCGTATCCCTGTTTATCGGCGGACTTCCCTATTATTTTCTTCCGCGTTTCTGCTATTTTTTTTCACAGGCAACATGGGCTTATGCGGCATTTTCCGATCATTCCGCCATCATAACGACTCTGGCACTGGTTTTGTGGAAAACAAAGGGCGGGAAATGGTATCTCCGGCTTGCGTTCTATTTCTGTATATCAACGATTCTTCTGGGCAACAGAACAGGTATCCTGGCAACAGGCGTGGGAATCAGCGTGTTCGTGCTTCTCTATTACCGGCGAACCTTGTCTGTACCGGCCCTGGCTGGTATTTACCTGTTGATTATGTCGGCACTTTTCCTCATACCGGAGATGAGGAATCACATGTTCTTCAATCCTCATGAAGTAAATGTGCATCAGCTCATTGTGGATCCGACGTCTATGAATATTTCCAATATCAACTCTTCAGGACGTTTTGATATGTGGGGCTATCTGATGGACCGTTTCTTTTATGAATCCCCGTTGCTGGGAGCCGGACCGGGCACAATCCAGACCTTTCTATATTCACCTTTTAATCGTTTCAATGTCACGCACCCCCACAGCGTATATGTGAGATTATTGTGTGATGTCGGGCTTGTCGGTACGGTATGTTACGTTATGATATTTGTTTCCTGCATAACAGGCGCACTTTGTCTGAGACGCCGTCATCCGGCAGATCATCCGGCCTCGGTCTGTGCCGGATTTGTCATCTGCGCGGTTCCGGCAATGCTGGTGATCATGGGGTTTGACAGCGCCCTCAACTGCGCCACGGCTATTGCACAATATCCTTTTATTTTCAGTGGAATGATGTACGGTATGGCGGGCTTGTCCCATAAGGCCGCTCCTGAATATCTCCCGGTAAACAGTCTCAGCCGGGAAGTTCTTAAGGGAATTACGGGAAATTCCAGAACTGTATTCTGA
- a CDS encoding MBOAT family O-acyltransferase, which produces MLFNSFIFLIFFIVVYSLYGSMSDWSVRKLILLGASYFFYAWWNPPFTLLLILSTVVDFITGRRIACTRNPAERKIWLTASLGVNLGVLFFFKYANFFAQSFSDFTRIIGLSWQYVHDPWDIILPLGISFYTFQSMSYTLDIYKGTLRPAKNFTDFALYVSFFPQLVAGPIIRATDYLWQCRKPPVIGSAQISWGIFLFSWGFFKKSVIADNVAIVVNEIFALPAKAGVLDAWIAVYGFAIQIYCDFSGYSDMAIGLALMLGFHFPDNFNRPYGALGFSDFWRRWHISLSSWLRDYLYISMGGNRMGNIRTYINLMLTMLIGGLWHGANWTFVVWGGLHGFYLAVERAVFQRFRLRQDAAVSLPLWQQILLCLIVFHLVCLAWVFFRAQSITEAFDMVSNMVFLKNSFLLSGERLVRKAAIACLTFIVVGWHFFSRNRGWDNIVIRIPALRVAAITAFLFTCCLLAGADANDFIYFQF; this is translated from the coding sequence ATGCTGTTTAATTCGTTTATTTTCCTCATTTTTTTTATTGTGGTTTATTCGCTGTACGGCAGCATGTCAGACTGGTCCGTGCGCAAGCTGATTCTGCTTGGAGCCAGTTATTTTTTCTATGCCTGGTGGAATCCGCCCTTTACGCTCCTGCTCATCCTGTCCACCGTTGTGGATTTTATCACAGGACGCCGGATCGCCTGTACCCGGAACCCGGCAGAGCGGAAAATATGGCTGACCGCCAGTCTTGGCGTGAATCTGGGTGTACTCTTTTTTTTCAAATATGCGAATTTCTTTGCCCAGTCTTTTTCGGATTTCACCCGGATCATCGGGCTGTCCTGGCAATATGTCCATGATCCGTGGGATATTATCCTGCCCCTTGGCATTTCTTTCTATACGTTCCAGAGCATGAGTTATACCCTGGATATTTACAAGGGGACTTTGAGGCCTGCGAAAAATTTCACGGATTTTGCCCTGTACGTGTCTTTTTTTCCGCAGCTTGTGGCCGGACCGATCATTCGGGCCACGGATTATCTGTGGCAGTGCCGGAAGCCGCCGGTCATTGGTTCTGCCCAGATATCCTGGGGTATATTCCTGTTCAGTTGGGGGTTTTTTAAAAAAAGCGTCATCGCCGACAATGTGGCGATTGTTGTGAACGAGATTTTCGCCCTTCCCGCAAAAGCAGGTGTTCTGGACGCCTGGATTGCCGTTTACGGGTTTGCAATCCAGATATACTGCGATTTCAGCGGATATTCGGATATGGCTATCGGGCTGGCCCTGATGCTGGGCTTCCATTTCCCGGATAATTTCAACCGGCCTTACGGGGCGCTGGGATTCAGCGATTTCTGGCGACGCTGGCACATATCCCTGTCTTCATGGCTGCGGGATTATCTCTATATCAGCATGGGCGGCAACCGCATGGGAAATATCCGCACCTATATCAACCTGATGCTGACCATGCTCATCGGCGGATTGTGGCATGGGGCCAACTGGACCTTTGTTGTCTGGGGCGGGCTTCACGGTTTTTATCTTGCAGTGGAACGGGCTGTGTTCCAAAGATTCAGACTCCGTCAGGATGCAGCCGTATCACTGCCCCTGTGGCAACAGATACTGCTGTGCCTGATCGTGTTTCACCTGGTCTGTCTGGCCTGGGTATTTTTCAGGGCACAGTCCATAACAGAAGCATTTGATATGGTTTCCAACATGGTGTTTCTGAAAAACTCTTTCCTGCTTTCCGGCGAGCGACTGGTACGCAAGGCCGCTATTGCATGTCTGACATTTATTGTGGTGGGCTGGCATTTTTTCAGCAGAAACCGGGGATGGGACAACATCGTCATTCGCATTCCCGCCCTGCGGGTTGCCGCAATAACCGCATTTCTCTTTACATGCTGCCTTTTGGCGGGAGCTGATGCCAATGACTTCATCTACTTCCAGTTCTGA
- a CDS encoding GNAT family N-acetyltransferase, with product MNKEWKFDWLTSWNEIWHSSFLNQWENWLAGSAGAHVFFTPELVRAWVETYRQFRSVEPRFLIARREGETVFFPLVYERRGWKDAWQNVIVPAGHPDFDYQDPVTIWRNGSAADFWPQMLRETQRLWGKSCDVFLMKGLRETSLAGTNGCCTEETAPWIDLSGIRSFDAFMNLLGKKLRQDIRYQIRRLEKSGELVLRRFQPHETVAAQESLGEFLRVRRERWPDADILPDLFNAVIARALPSGLLHYSELQHNGIPVSWVFGFVYRRRFYYYVPTFRQEMTRYSPGKIHIAMLVEEAIQSGLEVFDLLRGDEPYKRQWTDRRCILYSLSRQQQGLKPALTTAWQEMLRPRIVSAKKKFARR from the coding sequence ATGAACAAGGAATGGAAATTTGACTGGCTGACCTCGTGGAATGAAATATGGCATTCATCCTTTCTCAATCAGTGGGAAAACTGGCTGGCGGGTTCCGCCGGAGCGCACGTTTTTTTTACGCCCGAGCTGGTCAGAGCCTGGGTTGAAACCTACCGGCAGTTCCGTTCCGTTGAACCCCGCTTTCTCATTGCCCGCCGGGAAGGGGAGACTGTATTTTTCCCGCTGGTATATGAACGCAGAGGCTGGAAAGATGCCTGGCAGAATGTGATTGTCCCTGCCGGTCATCCGGATTTTGACTATCAGGACCCGGTGACAATATGGCGCAACGGCTCTGCTGCGGATTTCTGGCCGCAGATGCTTCGAGAAACACAGCGGCTGTGGGGAAAATCCTGTGATGTTTTTCTGATGAAAGGTCTTCGGGAAACTTCTCTTGCCGGAACAAACGGCTGCTGTACCGAGGAAACCGCTCCCTGGATAGACCTGAGCGGGATCAGATCGTTTGATGCTTTCATGAATCTGCTGGGGAAAAAGCTGCGCCAGGACATCCGTTACCAGATACGCAGGCTGGAAAAAAGCGGTGAACTGGTACTCCGCCGGTTCCAGCCGCACGAGACCGTTGCCGCACAGGAGAGTCTGGGAGAATTTCTCCGGGTTCGCCGGGAAAGGTGGCCGGATGCGGATATTCTTCCCGATCTTTTCAATGCCGTCATCGCCCGTGCATTGCCCTCGGGCCTGCTCCATTATTCGGAACTGCAACATAACGGAATCCCTGTGAGCTGGGTGTTCGGCTTTGTCTACCGCAGGCGTTTTTATTATTATGTACCGACCTTCAGGCAGGAAATGACCCGCTATTCCCCGGGAAAAATCCATATTGCCATGCTGGTTGAAGAGGCCATTCAGAGCGGACTGGAAGTCTTTGACCTGCTTAGAGGCGATGAACCGTACAAGCGCCAGTGGACCGACAGGAGATGTATTCTCTACAGCCTGTCCCGTCAGCAGCAAGGCCTGAAACCGGCGTTGACCACCGCATGGCAGGAAATGCTCAGACCCCGCATCGTAAGTGCGAAAAAAAAATTTGCGAGGAGATAA
- a CDS encoding acyltransferase — translation MTEKPEYNISVDVLKSCAAFAVVVLHCAAEVMDDSCTTSINWWIANFFNASVRWSVPIFVMISGALLLDSRGDENCIRFFSKRVRRLLVPVLFWTCFYYFFRYSHGGLTVKQAIGGMLRGTPFYHLWYLYMIPGLYLFTPALRVYVAHSSSRERMFLIILIFTISIFQDIISTFIYSGQPTLFTMFIRYIGYYLCGYQLSKDDFHLIKKTYSGFIIFACALLSALGTGVLVHFFNLSSHNGGFYFYSNFNPVIILMSLCIYHFLTDVRLTGADKIRHYAPLTLGIYALHPFVLNRLGRWDFFLTHFTGTYFVIPVKAILTFFICGVVVKGLIRLPYVRQIVI, via the coding sequence ATGACGGAAAAACCGGAATATAACATATCCGTTGATGTACTCAAATCCTGTGCCGCTTTTGCAGTCGTGGTACTTCACTGTGCCGCCGAAGTCATGGATGATAGCTGTACAACGAGTATCAACTGGTGGATTGCCAATTTTTTTAACGCATCCGTCCGGTGGAGTGTTCCGATATTTGTCATGATCAGCGGAGCCTTGCTGCTGGACAGCAGGGGGGATGAAAACTGCATCCGGTTCTTTTCAAAACGGGTGAGGCGGCTTCTGGTTCCGGTCCTGTTCTGGACATGTTTTTACTATTTTTTTCGATACAGTCACGGCGGACTGACGGTAAAACAGGCCATCGGCGGTATGTTGCGGGGTACGCCATTTTACCATCTCTGGTATCTCTACATGATCCCCGGATTATATCTTTTTACCCCGGCCCTGCGGGTCTATGTCGCACATTCGTCTTCCCGCGAACGGATGTTCCTGATTATCCTGATTTTTACTATTTCAATTTTTCAGGACATCATCTCGACCTTTATCTATTCCGGCCAGCCGACGCTCTTTACAATGTTTATCCGGTATATCGGATATTATCTGTGCGGCTACCAGTTAAGCAAAGACGATTTTCATTTAATAAAAAAGACATATTCCGGTTTTATAATTTTCGCCTGCGCCCTGTTGTCTGCTTTGGGAACAGGCGTTCTGGTCCATTTTTTCAACCTTTCATCGCACAACGGCGGGTTTTATTTTTACAGCAATTTTAATCCGGTAATCATCCTCATGTCTTTATGTATCTATCATTTTCTGACAGATGTCCGGCTGACCGGGGCTGATAAAATCCGGCACTATGCGCCCCTGACATTGGGAATATATGCTCTTCACCCCTTTGTTCTGAACAGGTTGGGCAGATGGGATTTTTTTCTGACACATTTTACCGGGACATATTTTGTGATTCCTGTAAAAGCCATTCTGACATTTTTTATCTGCGGCGTCGTTGTAAAAGGACTCATACGGCTTCCCTATGTCAGACAGATAGTGATTTAA